The Zalophus californianus isolate mZalCal1 chromosome 6, mZalCal1.pri.v2, whole genome shotgun sequence DNA window AACCCAAGGGACCCCTCCTCTGAATGGCATCTCACTCTGGTCCTTCCCGGTGTCTGGAGCACGGCCTGCTGACAATCCAGGAAGGGTGAGGTGGTGAGGAACAGAAAGTGGGGGGTCATGGTGAGGTGACTGGGGGAAGAAACCAAGAAGATGCCTACAGGGAGGATTGAAGATGCTTTGAAAAGACCCGGCTTCCCAAGTAGGTTAACAAACCATGGAAAAGAAGAGACATTAGCAGTCTCCAGATCTTGAAGGACTCTTGAGACCAAGGACAAAAGAAGGTGCCGACCCCACAGAACTTAGGGTTTCAAGGAACTgtgtaaaaaaggaaaaccatttgccaagctggtttcttttaagaaatttatttagaaaaataaccccaccccgccctcctccctctaTACCGTGGGACTTGGGCATCATGTTTGATTGAACTCTGGATTGGGCCTCCCATCCACATGGGGGCTCAGCACACCCTGACAGGCGGCCACGCCGCTGGGTGGCCTCTCACACTCCCAGCTGCTCCAGTCTTGTGCTCAATCCTTGTCCAGGCCTCTGCCTCCGGGTCTCCGGATGGAGAGGGGGCCCTGAGGGCCGAGGGCAGCCTGGCCACAGTCTGTGTGCCCCTCCTGAGGCCTGCCagggcagctgggggcagggggctccatcccccaccaccccacctctGGAAAGTCAGGGCTGGAAGCGAGGCGAGCTGACGTGAGGCTGGTGGAAGGCGTGGGCGCTGTACACCACGTCGGGGGGCGAGGGCGTGCTGGCAGCCAGCACCGAACACAGGGGCTCATGGCTGCTCAGCACCGACGTGAAATACTTCATCTCTTCTGTGAGCTGCTTGATCTCCTTGCGCAGAGCAGCATTCTGTTTCTCTAGATCTTCACTCTCCTGTGAGGGGAAAGGTCAGAATCAGAGATAACTGTCAAGGAGGGAATGGGATGGGGAgcggggggcaggaggagacagaTTCGGTTCTCACCAGcacagctgtggggaggggcatcAGTGAATTTTTCTGTGtacatgtatttgtgtgtgtcaTATGGGAGTGTGGGTACATTTAtaatacacatatgtgtgtgcatagaTAAAAGGTTGAACCCATAAAATTGCTGGTATTTGTCCGTTTGACCTATAAGGATGGCAGGTTCGTATGATCACACCTGATAGAGGTGCACGTGGGAATGCATGGGAGCGTGGTCctttgtgtgcgtgtgtacgtGGGTCTCTGGGAATGAGTGTGTGGGTTGAGAGTGGCAAGTGTATGTTAAGGGAAACAGGCTGACAGGTGAGAGcctgaaaaaatggaaaagagttTGAGAGAACTGTTTATACTAATTTCATGCTTTTCCACTTGATCTTATACCACGAGTTCTCCAAATGTTCCCAGTGTCTGCTTTTAGTCATATGGAGTCCATGGTTAACTGTCTACTTAACCAGGTTCTAGAACACTAGGGTCTTTATAAATATCAACTGGTCAAAATCCACCACAAGGTTCGATTCCACGCCATTCTGCTCACTTGAGAGCCTGGTTTACAGCACTCTGGGTGTGTTCCACCCATGCATATGTGCTTTTTTCCAGAAACACCTTTCCCCTGTTGCTTAGGAGCACCATCAGATACATGCTAATCAAGCAAACTCTGGGTCAAAGGGTGCTGATTACTGATCACATCATTAATTAATCAACAATTCCACTCTGGTAATTAGCGTTTACTGGAAAACAGTGCTACCTAGGGGAATTGCATTTCCAATGTGATTTGAAGGTTCACGTTCCTTAAGTCAATCAAATAGATCGACTAATCTAATCACTGGTgccacagaggaagggaaaatggcATTGGAGAGGCAAATAAATTACGCTTCAGTTCAAAAAGCAACCTGAGTTGGCATCCAGGCcttaatttttctagttttgtttgaCTTAggtcagcatttcccaaacttgccATAGCATTAGAATTAGTTGGAGGGCTTATTAGAGTTTCAGGCTGTTCCTGAAATCTAGAGATTTTAACTCAGGGGGTTTGGGATTTGGGGTGAAATCTGAGAATTCACTGAATATTTAACAAGTGCCCGAGGTCATTCTAATGATCAGGCAAGTTTTAAAACACAAGTTAAACACAATATTACATTGGTTTTTAATTAGTCAGGCGCTACTAAGTGCCTATTTgttaagtgcctggcacatagtatgatCTCAAATGTCTCTTGATTGGCTGATCACACTGATTGCTGGACTAGCAGTTGACTCAAAACCATGGTGGGCAGTGAGCAGACGTAAGATAACTTGCCATTTAAGAGGTGCCTTACATAACCCATCGGGAGCATGAGCTGGGGTCCAACGAGAAGGCTAGGTACGCTGCCGACTGCCCTAATCGGTGAACCCCAGAGTTCTTTTTTAAGGGGTAGAGGAGCATATGACTGCGGCCTTACCCATCAGGCCAGCTTCCATCCCCTTGTGAAGGACAGATGCAAGCACGCTCAGCCCCAGCCTGGCATTTCCTGTATGTGGCTTTGAGCTAGAAAATGTGCCTAGGTCAGTACAAAAGAAACCCCCATTTCTAAaatggggctggggtgggtgggaccCACGATGGTGGAGTCAGAGGCACTGGCTTCTTCTTCTGCAAGGTATGGCTGGCTCACTTATCTTAccatttggttgtttccaggcACATCCCAGAGGCAGGGCATCCCCTCTTTACCGAAAGGTAAGAGAAAGCAACCCATGagactgggtgtgtgtgtgtggggggggtttaAGACGGGAACTGGGGGCCGGGAGTCCTGGCCCCTTCCTCTAGCCCTTTTCCTCGCCCCCTCTGAGAGTTTCCACTGGTGACAACGTTTACTGTAAATTCTGTGCTCCGAAGAGCCTGGGCAAACCCCGaggcagaagggaggggtggggtagGCGGGCCACAGGGACCAACCGCTCTGACCTTCTCCCCGCCTAGAGGCAGGCCCAGCTTTCGGGAAGTGACAGCAGGTTCTTCCTCCCCAAGCAAGCTCTGCTGAGCTCTCTCTAGCTTTCTCTCCCCGctcacccgcccccccacccccctccccgcttaCAGATCCCAGAGCTCTGGGAGGAGGTTCACAACCACAGCTGCCTCTAACCAGAAAACCACCACCTGTGACAAGAAACTCGTCTTTACCTTGGGAAGCAAGACGGCTTCCTGCTAGGGCCCCGGAGAGACCAGCCCTGGCAACCCAGGGACCATGCAGCCAGCCAGACACTGGCAAGAGGAAGAGTTTGACTTCCCTTGCAGGAGGAAGTGGCTGATCTGGGGCCCCCTCCCAACATGTCCCCACCTGCCACTGCTCAGTCCACTCTGACCCTCCCTGGGGCAGTCATGCCCCAAAAAGGACTCACACGGGGACAGCTGGCCAAGGCGGCCACGGGGACAGCTGCTTACTCAGAGGTACACTGACCACACTCCCCGACTTCCCTTCACTTCCCAGGGCTGGCTGGGAACCTAGGGCTCAGtgagcggggaggggagaggaatgtTTGGGAAGGGAATTTTGGcctctcacacacacatcctcTGCTACAGTCAGGGAGCAGTAAGCCAGCATTTGGGCTTCCGTGTGACCTGTTTTCCACTTTTTAGAATTCCTTTCAGTCCTTCAGGCTCCTCACGGTAACCCCCTGAGATGGACATGGGAGGCCAGCCCTTACCATTAtccccacttttcagatgaggCCAACTGAGACCCTGGGACAAACCTACCCCAAATACCCCTCAAAATGATCATAGGCTGGTGGCAGCAGGTGCTGGGAGAGAGGGCTTTGGAATTTGCCTCAAGACATTGATTTTCTCAGAGGTCCAGACACTTTAGCGATTGACCCAAAGCCCCATAACCACATAGGGGCAGAGCAGGGTTTGGCTCAAGGCTTCCCCATCTTCAGCCTCATTCTTCTTCTGGCACACCCAATGCTTGCCCCGAGAGATGGATGACTTAAGTAAGCAAAGGTCTTCAGAGATCACTAAGAAGTCCTCGGCTGCCCTATAAGTATCCCAAGACAACACTGGGTCTCGATTTTGGTGATCTTTAAACACCACACTGGAACCCCGAGTTGGTCACACTCTTCCAGTCACAGAGCTGATCATCTGCCTCCTTCCCAGAGTTGGGAGGATATCTTCTGTCCAGCTACTCTTTTAGAGGGCTCACTCAAGGCCAGGCCTTCCTCCACATGCAGAGTGAGGTCCAGAAACACATGGCAATGGTGGGCTCCATCAGCAGTAACTGGGGACCGGGGTCCTGGCTAGGTGAGCCTCTATGACTCgctttcccctctctgagccccagttcctGTTAGAACAGGAAGACTGGACCACAACAATGGTTCTCAACCGTGGCCACACATTGGAATTAGTGGGATTCCCTGGGGAGCTTTACCAAAACTGGTGCCTGATTCTGATTTAAGCAGTCAGGGGTGCAGCCTGGCACTGGGCTGGTAAAGGCTCCCAGGGGATCCTAATGTGCAGTGAATATTGAAAAACATTAGAAGGAACCATTAGCTTAGAAAATCTCCAAGCCCTCTTCAACTCTCGAATATTTCAGATTCCGAACTAAATACTTGAGCGTATTAGCCTTTAACCCCCACTTGTTAGGAAGGGATGTGCGTGAGTGTCAGGGGGAAGGttgttgggggcagagggatgtagactcaatttatataaaaaaaattagtagaaactaaatttttaaaagaatagtctCGCTTGActtaataactaacatttattaaatgccaccATATGCCAATCactcttttaagtattttacagttatttttatatttaatctttgcaacaacCCTATGTGGTAGATAATATGAtaatccacattttacagaagaggacaaCCTAAAAGTACAGGGAAGTTAAGTAacctgttcaaggtcacacatctTGCAGTGGCAGCACCACAACTTGAATgaggcagtctggcttcagagtctgtGTCCACCATATTCTCTTGTCTTTGACATTTGTTTAAATCTTATGATGTTTGGTAATTATCTCCCGGGAGGCCTCAGCCCTGTTGGCTTTCCAATTTCATCTTCCCTCTTTTCCCACCTCTTGCAAATCCAGATGGTAATGTTCACAATTCACCCTCACCTCTGAAGTTACTTGATGCCAACTCTATCATGAACTACAAGCAGCTTGGGGGTGGTTAAGGAAGAGGCTTCATGGGGGTGTGGGAACATTCTGGGAAATTCCCTACTGGAGGGGCTGAAAGGGGGTCACTCAAAGAACTCTTGAATGATGGGGAATCCCCAGACAGTTCTCTTACCCACAGGGAAGCCAGTTAGGACCAAGGCCAAGGACAGGTTCTGGCCCAAGGCTCTAGCAGGGACTCTCCGGGCATTCTGAGCAGGGCTTTGGTCCTCCTTCTTGCCAGGTCTGGTTTAGTGCCTTGACCTTCTTCTTGAATGTTCTAATCATGGTTTCCAGAAGAGTGAAAATAGTCCCTGTGTGTTCCTTCTCAACAGAACATGTAGTCATTTACTGATTGGGTGACCTTTTAGCTCTCACCTACACTTAAACATGAGAGTAATGAGTGAAGCTTATCTCTCACACCTAGCTATGTTCAATCTCCAGCAGTTACCAATCCACCAAATGCAGATACATGGTGGAGCCCACCATTGCTGGAGGGGTCTGTGAACTGACATAGGACATTTCCCAAGCCCTGGTGGGATCTATGCCTATCCCTTCCACCAATCCTGGGGAAATTGGCCCCAACTCCTGTTCCTTACCCAATTAGGAGAGAAGAGGAATCATGAAACCACAGGTCTTTGCACTGAATAATGAACAAGTCTGATTTTGGAGAAATCTTTACTTTCTCCCTATCCTAACCTCCTTCTCCTTGCTTCCCTCTagagagctagaaaaagaatttaaTCAAATGCTCAGCTTCTCTTGCAGCTAGGCAAGACCCTGTGACAGTTTCTGCCCAATAAGATGTAAGCTGAAGTACCTGGGGGTGGATCTTCCCTTTCCAATTAAAAAGGCAAAGCCTCACCAGGACAAAACCCACCCTCCCTCAACACAGATTGATGGCTGGAGGTCCAGCACCTATCTTGCAGCCTTGAGGATGAAAGCCACATACTGAGGATACCTGCACACACAGAGAAGTAGCCTGGTTCTTTGATGACATTCTTGCAGTAGCCCTGGTCTGTCCACTTCTGAATTCCTTGTGATACGAGAAAGACAAACTGTGACTTAGTGATGCCTGTTTGATAGTCCTTCTATTACTTGTACCTGAATGCAATCCTGACCGATACCTCAAGTTAGAAAGGTTATCACTAGCAAGCCCaattccaaaaaacaaacaactagtAATTGCCATGAACACAAAGGTTTGAATCaagttgttgttggtttttttttttaagcctgccaggcctctggggacagtCTGGGTACATATACCCTCAACCCTCATAGAtgttccaaactcattctacacaTTCTACGACATGCACATGGCTGCACACTGAAGTCACCTGAAGAGCTTCAAATAATCTTAATTCCTGAACTTCACCAAGTGTGAGAGGTTCCAATTTTATTGTCCTGGAGTGGGTCTCGGGCATCGAGACTTTCGCAGGTGAGCTTAATGAATCATGTTCATAGCTGattcctcttaaaaatatatatgtccatcgacagatgaatggataaagaagatgtggtgtatatatatgcaatggaatattactcagccatcaaaaagaatgaaatcttgccatttgcaatgatgtggatgaaactagagggtattatgctaagtgaaataagtcagtcagagaaaaacaaatgccatatgatttcactcatatgtggaatttaagaaacaaaacagattaccatagaggaaaggaaaataaaataagatgaaaacagagaaggggataaaccataagagactcttaactataggtaacaaactgagggttgctggaggggcgatgggtggggggatgaagtaactgggtgatgggcattaaggagggcatttgacataatgagcactgggtgttatatgcaactgatgaatcagtaaattctaccccaaaactaataatacagtatatgttaactaaattgaatttatataaaaaattaatatatatataaagatataagtATAGGCaatgtttaatattattaaatttatatgtttatattttgtttcattaaatatttttaattttataatatataggataaataaaataaatataatacaaataacttTAGAGAAGTGGGAGAAAGCTTCTAAGTCAAAATAATCTTCTGAAGTAAATGCCTGTTTAAGGGAAAGTGTCTCACTACCACACTGCTATTATATTTGgtgaaaacaattttaagtagGCCAGAACAGTTCATTTTCATGATGGAAAAGCAGGAGGTAGGGTATCTACTAGAATTTCACGAAAGATAACTTTATCAAACTAGTTACCTTTTAGATTGTTGAGCTCTGTGAGGGTCTATCACTGTCTTCACTGTTTCATCATCATTGACTAGGGCAGTGCCCGGTACATAGTAAGTGTCCAATGAGATCAAGTTGCTTGGCTGCCAACTCGGGTTCTATAATAATTTACCAAATCCTGCATAGGAAGAGTCTTCTAAGTAAATTTGTGACGTCCATGAACCTTCCAACGGAGTGTTTAACCAAGCCTTTAATAGCTTCTACTTGATATAGTTACAAATGAGTGTAAGAGATTCCCTGTTTAAAAAAGGCCCAGGTCAGATCCCTACTTAGCAACACTTTTGTTCCCCAAACTGAAGCTATGGGTGGGAGTAGCAGAATTAACAGCACTTTAAGAACTCTGCATATAGTTTCCTGAGCTGGAACTGGACTTTCCCCATCTATACCAAATGAAGGAGACTTGACCAGTGGTGGTAAAAAGCCAGGCCAATGAAACAGTTAGTGTTCGTGAAGTTTTTATAAACAACTGGAAAAGAGggcatatgttttcatatataatgATACATCTGATACCTACATCCGATTGATTTATAGGAAAATGCCAAGCGTTTTGCATtcacatgaatgaataaatacaaccTTCCCctcaatgcaaaacaaaacaaaaaaatgcaatattGCTTTGGTTTTATATTTGCTGTCATTTAACTCCCAAACAGCCCAGTGAGGTGCTATTGCTTCGCATTTTGTAGATCAGAGTTTAGGTTCAGATATATTCCCCAGCAGAGCTGAATTAGTTTTGTtgacccatcccccagccccaccccactcccatctGGTTCCTGCTCCCTGCGGCTCCATCACCCCTGTTCCTGAGCTCTTCCTCATGCTTTTAGAGGCCCCGTCCCACAAGGCATCTTTCCGACCCTTGACTGGCCACACACAGTTTGGCCTCAAGGCTCTGCTGAGCACACCCTTTCCCCAGATCTTCCCAGTCTCCTCTATACCACTATTTGACCTCAAATGTCAGGGTCTCAAACAGACCTTCCTTGATCACCATCCCCACCCTGTCCCTTAACCATATTCAACATTGCactatttgattttatttgaagTACTCTTCACTTGGTATGATTAGCCTGTTCGTTTATTTGCCTGTTTTCCAGTGTGACTTCCAGTTGAATGTAAGGTCCATGAATTCAGGGACTCTGTCTTGTCCCTCCTGTATTCTCAGTGCCTGGACTAAACcgtacctggcacataggaggctAATATATACTTGTTGAGTGGATGAATCATCTCTCCTAACATTGGATCTAGTACTGGGGATATggcttttgtttttagaattttctggACTGCCCCACCTCTAAACAAAATGCTTTCTGGGTACTTGTACCAGCCGAGTACCCAGAAAACATATTGGTTAGAGGATCCTCAGTTGTAGGAAATTGCATTTTGGCCCTAGGAATCCAGTCCACTCTGCTTGGCTCTGAACTTTATTCTACTTTTGAATAAATATCCTGCTTTATAAGAGCTCCAGGTCACCCTCCTTGGTTTCCCTAAACCGAGGGTGATGAAATGTGTACTGGGACAGTCCCAGTCCATACCTATTGTCCTGGTGTCATTCTTACTAGCGCTCTTTTCACTTCCAAATGTGTTCCTGTTTAGAGGATAAATGGTAAGATTTACTAGAACCTGACCCCTAAATTCTAGCTCAGTGATATGATCTCTGCCCTTGTCTTCAGTGTCCTCCTGAATTCACTCAGATCTCTATCTgaccattttcttgtttttaaataaaaaatatacagaataactacatttaagatatttttttaaaaaatcatacccACCCATGATCCTAGTACTTTTAACACAACTGTTTTCATTTGCACCTGTTGCCATCTTTTCCTAAGAAacacatacttatttttataaaatttcaatcattgtaaatacaatttatattttgttttgtcatAAATTTGTCACATCTACATAATCaccataattatcatttttaatggctatgtCATCAAATGGAAGATCCACAATTTACCCAAAATGGTTTTTTAATgttggacattttggttgctatCAAAATGTTGCCATTATAagcaatgctgcaatgaacatcttGATCCATACTGGGTGTTGTTCAATTATTTCCTAAGATAAATTCGTAGGAGTGAGATTAGTGGGGCAAAGGGCACAACTGGTCTTCCAGCTCATGGTTGTATTGCTATAAAAGGGTTACCTGAGATATACAGTGTCACCAGCAGTGAACACATAGTCAAGTTTACTACAACCCCATTGTCATTTCGGcactatgatttaaaaaaatttattttgccaGTTAGACTTTTGAgggtttcttaatttcttttttttaagattttattttattttattttattttattttattttattttatttgagagagggagcacaagcagggtgagcggcaggtagagggagagggagaagcagactccctgctgagcaggaagcccgatgtgggactcgatcccaggaccccgggaccatgacctgagctgaagacagacgattaaccgcctgagccacccaggcaccccaggcttcTTAATTTCATTGTAATATTACAAGTTATTGATTACCAAGGAGGAAGAATTTTCTGTGTCTGTTCCCTAGTACAGCGTTCTCAACCAGGGACAgttttgccccccaggggacatttgacaaggtctggaaatatttttcatcatCACAGCTGTGGGGTGAGCTGCTGCCACTGGCATCTAGGAagtagattttatattttacagcATACAGgacaacccccctcccccaacaaagAATGATGCGactcaaaatgtcaacagtgccgaGGCTGAGAAACTCTTAATATGTATCATTGTCACAATCAGAATAGAAAGTTgggttattttcattttggtatGAAAAACGTAACATAAGCTTTCTGTTCATAGCTTTTTCCCACTTACCTATGGGAGTCTTgatgtttttcttaaaaggatGTTCTTTCTATGGTATAAATATGAAATctgcatttatttaatttgatgcaaatattttccccaatgtATTATTATCCCTTTAATTTTGGATCACAACTTacaacctttttaaaataaaggaacattTAAACTTTAGCGCCTCTCAACCTTGGACTCTCTTTCTCATCTCTTGCTGTATATGCTTGGGTCATATTACTAAAGATTGTCTAGGTCATTCAGACCTTCTGGTTAATGGCTTACTTCTTGGCTTACCCTTTGCAAAAGACATGTAAGAGCCACACCATCTACAAAGCAAAGTCCTGTTCAACAAAGTGGgtccaaaacaaaagcaaatggtgGGCAGGCAAGAGGTTTGGTTTCTTAGGTGTCCTGAGAAAGACCTTGGTGTCACCATTGGTTACATGGCAGGTTAGTCTATAGCATCcctgagttttcttttaattctgtgATCTTATAAACAAGGGAATATGACCATAATTATTGTTAGCCCCTCTCCCCCAAGCTACCATGTGCACCCATAATGAGACTCTCTACAGATATCCCACAGCCTGAAGGGGACTTTGTCCTCTGGAACCAATCTATGCCACCTAGGAAGCAAGGTGTCAGACTGAGTCCCACAGAGGAAACTAAGAAAATCCCCAAGCAGCTTGGAAAAGGACTTTTTGGTGAGACTCCCATTCTTTTCAGGAGAAAGATGTTTGGATGCTGCTGATGGCAGCTTTGTGAAGACTCCTGCTTGAACGGGCACTGTCAGTTTGTGACCCGGGACCTGTCTTCTCATTTGAACAGAAATTCCTTATAAATGTCAGGACTGGTGTGGAGCTGGCCTCCTTTCAAATATGCCTCCCAAACTTAAACCACCCTGACTCATCATCAGTGGTACAAGCATTTTAGGGGTGGTGGATTGCCTtgacatgtttttctttcccaaatgaaAATAGTCTACTATTTTgttgttctgatttttaaaatggtacacattcatcacaataaaaaatatatagaaaaatactaGGGTAAGGTAAGCTACTCAAAACTCAATCACTCAGAAAGAATCA harbors:
- the BATF gene encoding basic leucine zipper transcriptional factor ATF-like isoform X1 — encoded protein: MPHSSDSSDSSFSRSPPPGKQDPSDDVRKVQRREKNRIAAQKSRQRQTQKADTLHLEFRSGQTRATARMSSKNQATSLCVQESEDLEKQNAALRKEIKQLTEEMKYFTSVLSSHEPLCSVLAASTPSPPDVVYSAHAFHQPHVSSPRFQP
- the BATF gene encoding basic leucine zipper transcriptional factor ATF-like isoform X2, with the protein product MPHSSDSSDSSFSRSPPPGKQDPSDDVRKVQRREKNRIAAQKSRQRQTQKADTLHLESEDLEKQNAALRKEIKQLTEEMKYFTSVLSSHEPLCSVLAASTPSPPDVVYSAHAFHQPHVSSPRFQP